Sequence from the Pedobacter sp. D749 genome:
AATAGCCCCTTTTTAAATGATTTATCTTTAGGTAAAAAACAGGACGATTGGTTTTTTTAGCAATTTTTTCTACACCCAATTGGATCGACGATTCCTGGTTTAAAAACATGGTCCAGTAGTTTGATTCATCTTTTGAAGGAGCCTGGTCACTTCCAAAAGTAAACATGGTCGCCTCATTTTTACTCGATTGAATAGCCCTCAAAGTTTGACGCATCGACACCATATTGTTACCGAATTTACTTCTCATGTTCAGGAACCAATTGTCAAAAGCTTCACTACTCAATGGTTTATAAATTGGGTAATGTCTGCCAGAAAAGTTTAAACCAATAGCCATGCATACCCATTCATAATTGCCATAATGTGATGAACAGAAAATTACGCTTTCGTTATTTTTAAGATAAGCTTCTACCAGATCGGTATTTTTAAATTTTACCCTTTTATTTAATTCCTTTTCAGAAATGCTTTTCATTTTGATCACTTCGATAAAAAGTGAAGCCAAAAATTTATAGAACCGTTTTTCTATAGCATAAAGTTCAGCGGTGGTTTTCTCTGGAAAAGCATTAACCAGATTTTCTTTAACCACTTTTCTACGGTAGCCAAAAACATAAAAAATTAACACATAAAATACATCTGCCAATCTATATAAAATAAATAGCGGAAACAGCGAGAGCATATTTAATAAAAATATACCCATTTTGGATAACCCTTTATTAATCATGATGGGAACGATTAGTTTGCTTGGAAAGACACAAAATTAAAGCTGAGGGCAAAATTAATTGCCATCCGATTGTTAGTTTTTTATTCCCATAAGTTTTATGAAAAAATGCTGACAGAAAATGGCAGATATGATTAAAAATCAATTGGCAAACTATGCAACTCAAGTTCCGTTCTTCCAAATAAAAAAGGCCCATACACTATGCGAATGACTGTTAAACCTATGAGCACAGACCTGACGATTCTAAACCTTATTGCAGCGGTACCCCCGATTTAAGCACTATTTTTTGTTTTTTTATGATGTGCTTGCTTGTTTCACAGGTTTCATCGGGGATTTAGCGAAAAGAAGGACTGACTTTAAAAAAGGTATTCAAATTGCTTTCCTAATTATTTTTACACCTCCTAAATTCGCCCTAGACTTGATTAAACAAAAAGCAAACTTGTTTTTCTATTTCTGACCACCTAAGCCATCTTAGTTCACACTAGAAATAGACACCCAGCTCAGATGTTCTTAGATGCCTCAGGTGGTAAAACAGACAGCAATTTATTATGCTCTATTATTAATACTAATTGGTAAAACGCAAAAAAGCCCCGATTTACATCGAGGCTTTAGTAAGCTATATTGTAAATGCCCCTTTAGGGGATTTAGGGGTTAAGTGTACTATCTACCGTTATTTTTACGTTGCTGCTCTGTTAAAAGAATTTTACGTAAACGCATGCTTTGCGGCGTAACTTCGATATACTCATCAGCCTGGATATATTCCATAGCCTCTTCCAACGAGAATTTAATTGCAGGTGCGATACGAGCATTATCATCTGTACCAGAAGCACGCATGTTGGTTAATGCTTTTCCTTTAACGATGTTAATAACTAAATCGTTATCGCGGATGTGCTCTCCTAAAATCTGACCTTCGTAAATATCAGTTCCTGGATCTACAAAGAAACGACCTCTATCCTGTAATTTATCAATAGAATAAGCAGTAGTCATACCTTTATCCATAGAGATTAAAACGCCATTCAAGCGACCAGGAATTACACCTTTCCAAGGCTCGTAAGCTTTAAAACGGTGAGCCATAATCGCTTCACCAGCAGTAGCAGTTAATACGTTGTTACGTAAACCGATAATACCACGAGACGGAATTTCGAATTCTAAATGTTGTAAATCCCCTTTTGGCTCCATAATCAGCAACTCACCTTTACGTTGGGTTACCAATTCAATTACTTTACCAGAAACCTCACCCGGTACATCAACGATTAAAGTTTCAATTGGCTCATGTTTTTTACCATCGATTTCTTTAACGATAACCTGTGGCTGGCCAACTTGTAACTCGTAACCTTCACGACGCATCGTTTCGATTAATACCGATAAATGGAGAATACCACGGCCATAAACTAACCATGAATCTGCGCCTTGGGTTTCAACAACTTTAAGTGCAAGATTTTTTTCCATTTCTTTCATCAAGCGATCTTTGATACGTTGAGAAGTAACTAATTTACCTTCTTTACCAAAGAATGGGGAGTTGTTAATGGTGAACAACATATTCATTGTTGGCTCATCAATGCTAATCACTGGTAATTGCTCTGGCGCCTCGAAATCAGCGATGGTATCACCAATATCAAAACCATCAATACCCACAACTGCACAAATATCGCCAGAACTAACTTCCTGAGTACGGATTTTTCCTAAACCTTCGAAAGTGTAAAGTTCTTTAACTCTTGTTTTAACGATTTTGCCATCACGTTTAATTAAAGTAACCGGTTGGTTTTCTTTAATTGTACCACGGTGAACACGACCGATTGCAATACGACCTACGAAAGAAGAATAATCTAACGAAGTAATTTGCATTTGTAAAGTTCCATCGTTAATTGGTGCAGGTGGAATATTAGCCACAACCGCATCTAACAATGCGAAAATATCTGTAGTTGGTTTCTGCCAGTCAGTACTCATCCATCCTTGTTTAGATGAACCATAGATTACCGGGAAATCCAATTGATCTTCAGTTGCCTCAAGGTTAAAGAACAATTCGAAAATCTGCTCATAAACCTCTTCCGGGCGACAGTTTTCTTTATCCACTTTGTTTACCACCACGATTGGTTTTAAACCTAATGCCAAAGCTTTTTGCGTTACGAAACGTGTTTGAGGCATTGCACCTTCAAAAGCATCGCAAAGTAAAAGTACACCATCAGCCATTTTTAATACACGCTCAACCTCACCGCCGAAATCCGCGTGACCAGGTGTATCGATAATGTTAATTTTTACGTCTTTATATTGTACCGATACGTTTTTAGATACGATAGTGATCCCACGTTCACGCTCTAAATCGTTGTTATCTAATATCAATTCTCCTTTTTGTTCGTTATCACGAAAAACAGAACAAGAGTGTAAAATTTTATCAACCAAAGTGGTTTTACCGTGGTCAACGTGTGCTATAATAGCTATATTTCTAATCTTTTGCATAAAATGCGCCTATAAATTTGGCGCAAAGATAGTGTTTAAAAATGGTATTTCTACTATATGGCTCGCTATTTAATGCTATGATAATGTTGTAATTATCTCATCTTTAATTAGAAAAGCAATTGTAGTAGCACTTAGGTTGGCTTCGGCCCCGCTGTGCACTATAGTCCTCATAAAAAATTCGGAGCTGCCGTTTCCATCGGGTTTAAATCACTCGGCTACTCATACTATTAATGTTTTCAAACCAAGTGCTAATCAGCCTTAATTAGCGCTCATCCATTCCGAATAAGAAATCACCCCCAGTTCCGGCTTCGCTTCTCCTTCCAAAATGGCAATAAACTCCAATGCATGCCCATCAGGATCGTTAAAATAAATAGCTAAAGCCGGCATCCAGGCGAAAACCATAGGTTCGTGATTTCCACTTTTAAGAAAATTATAAGGCTGAAGGCCTTTAGATTCGAGAAATTGAACTGATTTATTCAGCACATCATCCATCTCACAACGGAATGCAAAATGCCTGATATCAATTTCGGCTTTTGGTTTTTCCCAAATCCCCAACATGGCTTCCCGGGGTTTGCCGATCCAGAAAAAGGCAATTCTGCGTTCTTCTTCATAATGGCATTGTGTTAAACCTAAAACATTGCTATAAAATTCGATCGATCTTTCTAAGTTCTCTACGTAAATGTGTGTTTCAAATAATCCTTTTATCATGCTGTTAAGATAGGAATAACTTAAAGCCGCAAAAAATCATGTTTTTCGATACTGCCATCAATAAAATCGATAGACAAAATTATTCTGCAAATTGGGTTACCAAAAATGCCGCTGGTGTATTAATCGTAACAAACAGATCAGAATGAATAAAAAGGTTTTAAAATATACAGGCAGATTTTTAATGGCTTTTATCGCATTGATTGGGATTTACTTCCTCACTGCTTTTTGCTGCTCACGTATTACCGTAAATGCCAATCCAATAAACCCAAAAGAAATTGCCATTTATATTATGACAAATGGCGTACATACAGATATTGTGGTTCCTGCGGTCACCGAACAGATCAACTGGACAAAAGAAATAAATTATCTAAATACGCTTGAAGCCGATAGCACTTATCAATTCCTGGCTATAGGTTGGGGTGATAAAAAATTCTACCTCGAAACGCCGGAATTTTCTGACCTTAAATTAAGCAATGGCTTAAGGGCAATATCCGGATTAAGCACATCGGCGATGCACACCACTTATTACAAAAACATACGGGAAGATGCCAGCTGCAAAAAAATTATGATTAGCCATTCGCAATACAAACAACTTATTAAGTATATCTTAAATAGTTTCAAAAAAGATGCAGCAGGCCATTTGATCAATGTGAAATCAAACATCCATTATGATATTGGCGATGCGTTTTATGAAGCAGAGGGGAGTTACAGCATTTTTAAAACCTGTAATACCTGGGCAAATGCAGCTTTAAAATCCTGCGGTCAACGCAGTTGTTTATGGACGATATTTGATACCGGCATTTTTTTGAAGTATAAATAGCCATGCGAACGATCGTCATTCCCAACTCGATTGGGAATCTTAAAGCGCTTGTATTACGATTCCCGCATGCGCGGGAATGACGACCATACTAATCGATTCTATCACTAAACCTCAAACGCCCAGTCCAAAAAGGCTGGCATTACACTTTCCCAGGTTGGAACATCGTGTTTGCCACCAACTTTTTCATAATAAAAAACATTTTCTGGTCTTTTGTAACCTTTATTCAGGAGGATTTTAACAACATCAATGGTATCATCTATCGAATCGATGATCATATTTTTATTCCTGTCGGCCTTTTCGTCTTCTGTTCCCGTCATTAACCAGAATTTCATATCCGGCTTGGTAGAAGTATTTTCCAGCTGCTGGTGCATAATGCGGTCGGCATCGGTATAACCCTCGGCCAGGTCTTTTTTTCTCCACCAGAATGCACCCGAAAAAACACCGATAGCATCAAAAGCCGAAGGATTATTCCAGGCAATATCAAACGCAGATAAGCCACCCAAAGAAAATCCTGCAAAACCTACCTTGCCTGTTATCGGCATCGCAATTTTCTTTTTAACGAAAGGTAAAAGTTCCTTGATCACAAAATCGGTGTATAAGTCAGCCTTTGCACCCCGGCCTTTAAAATCAGGAACCCCAGCAACACCATACTCCATCAGTCGTTCTTCCGAAGCCTTAATGGCCACAACAATTAACCTATGGTTTCTTTTACCATGGTGCGCTTCTTCCAAAATCCGGCGGAAATTCATTTTGGCCACATCCTGTCCGTCATTTAATAAAAGAAGCTCTATTTTCTCATTCCCTAGAATACCATCAGGTGTATAAATATCTATTTCTACCTCATGCTTTAAGTAAGCAGAGGGTATTTTAAAGTTGCTTGTGTTAACTTTTACCGATAAAATTGTGGTGTACATCATAATCAAATCCCCTATCACGTGGCTATTGCCTCAGAATTAGGCTGCAAAGGTACAAATCTCTGTAAACTATTAATTATCATGGGTTAATTTTTACAATAGCGTTTAATTTGTATTATTTTACTCTTTAAACAATTCCTTTTGTAGATTTTAATTTATACCTTAATCATTCAATTTTTATTATGGTTAAAGAAGAACATAAGAAATGGTATAGTCCGAATTTAAACGGCGAAATCGACATGCTCATCTTTGGTCACGGTGGTATACCTGTCCTACTGTTCCCAACAAGTATGGGTCGATATTTTGAAACTAAAGATTTCAAATTGATAGATTCTGTTGAGGGATTTATCAACGAAGGAAAAATCAAAATTTATTGTCCTGATGGCGTTGACAAATTGAGTTGGTACAACAAAGGTATCCATCCTGCCGACAGGGTCAAAAACCACATTTGGTACGACAAGTATTTACTGGAAGAGGTAGCGCCTTTGGCAAGGCACGGAACCGGACATAGTAAAATTATTACAGCTGGCTGCAGTTTTGGAGGTTATCATGCAGCAAATTTCGCTTTCCGGCATCCCTGGTTGGTTAGCCATATGTTCAGCATGAGTGGCGCTTTCGATATCTCCGGCCAACTTGACGGCTTTTACAACGATGATGTTTATTTCAATAACCCTGTAGATAACCTTTTAAACAACAGCAACCCAGAACTGCATTACATGAAAATTGTGTTGGGTACAACAGACCGTGATATGTGCAGACCAGATAATGAGCGCCTATCGGATATTTTAAACAAGAAGGGCATTGACCACTGGTTAGATATCAGACAAAATGCTGATCATGATTGGCCTATCTGGAGAGAAATGTTTCCTAATTATATTGCACAGCTTTAGTTTAGTCTAAAGTCGGCAATCTTAAGTCCCGAGTCGATTTAGGATATAATCATCAAACAATTAATCGATTAACCAGTTAAGCAATTAACCATAATGCTTAAACAATTAAAATTTAAAATTTACCAATGAAAAAAATAGGGATTTTATTCGGACAGGAGCGCTCTTTTCCTGAAGCCGTAATCGAAAGAATTAATCAAAAAGCAGAAAAAGGCATTACCGCCGAAGCTGTTAAAATCGATAAAATATTTCAGAATGTGCCATTAGGTTATTCCGTAATTATCGACCGTATTTCGCAGGATGTACCATTCTACCGCGCCTCGTTAAAAAATGCCGCCATTACCGGAACTGCCGTAATCAACAACCCATTTTGGTGGAGTGCCGATGAAAAATTTTTCAATAACGCGCTGGCCGAACAGATTGGTGTACCCGTACCCAAAACAGCATTAATACCTTCAAGAGAGCATCCTACTGGTACCACTGGTGAATCGTTTTCAAACCTCACCATGCCTTTA
This genomic interval carries:
- a CDS encoding lysophospholipid acyltransferase family protein, coding for MINKGLSKMGIFLLNMLSLFPLFILYRLADVFYVLIFYVFGYRRKVVKENLVNAFPEKTTAELYAIEKRFYKFLASLFIEVIKMKSISEKELNKRVKFKNTDLVEAYLKNNESVIFCSSHYGNYEWVCMAIGLNFSGRHYPIYKPLSSEAFDNWFLNMRSKFGNNMVSMRQTLRAIQSSKNEATMFTFGSDQAPSKDESNYWTMFLNQESSIQLGVEKIAKKTNRPVFYLKINHLKRGYYEVDCVPICLNPDETAEFEITEMHTHFLEDMIKEAPAYWLWSHRRWKYKPVPKVSKVTAEDQIIMDTMA
- the typA gene encoding translational GTPase TypA, which encodes MQKIRNIAIIAHVDHGKTTLVDKILHSCSVFRDNEQKGELILDNNDLERERGITIVSKNVSVQYKDVKINIIDTPGHADFGGEVERVLKMADGVLLLCDAFEGAMPQTRFVTQKALALGLKPIVVVNKVDKENCRPEEVYEQIFELFFNLEATEDQLDFPVIYGSSKQGWMSTDWQKPTTDIFALLDAVVANIPPAPINDGTLQMQITSLDYSSFVGRIAIGRVHRGTIKENQPVTLIKRDGKIVKTRVKELYTFEGLGKIRTQEVSSGDICAVVGIDGFDIGDTIADFEAPEQLPVISIDEPTMNMLFTINNSPFFGKEGKLVTSQRIKDRLMKEMEKNLALKVVETQGADSWLVYGRGILHLSVLIETMRREGYELQVGQPQVIVKEIDGKKHEPIETLIVDVPGEVSGKVIELVTQRKGELLIMEPKGDLQHLEFEIPSRGIIGLRNNVLTATAGEAIMAHRFKAYEPWKGVIPGRLNGVLISMDKGMTTAYSIDKLQDRGRFFVDPGTDIYEGQILGEHIRDNDLVINIVKGKALTNMRASGTDDNARIAPAIKFSLEEAMEYIQADEYIEVTPQSMRLRKILLTEQQRKNNGR
- a CDS encoding VOC family protein, with product MIKGLFETHIYVENLERSIEFYSNVLGLTQCHYEEERRIAFFWIGKPREAMLGIWEKPKAEIDIRHFAFRCEMDDVLNKSVQFLESKGLQPYNFLKSGNHEPMVFAWMPALAIYFNDPDGHALEFIAILEGEAKPELGVISYSEWMSAN
- a CDS encoding TIGR02117 family protein, whose protein sequence is MNKKVLKYTGRFLMAFIALIGIYFLTAFCCSRITVNANPINPKEIAIYIMTNGVHTDIVVPAVTEQINWTKEINYLNTLEADSTYQFLAIGWGDKKFYLETPEFSDLKLSNGLRAISGLSTSAMHTTYYKNIREDASCKKIMISHSQYKQLIKYILNSFKKDAAGHLINVKSNIHYDIGDAFYEAEGSYSIFKTCNTWANAALKSCGQRSCLWTIFDTGIFLKYK
- a CDS encoding esterase family protein — translated: MMYTTILSVKVNTSNFKIPSAYLKHEVEIDIYTPDGILGNEKIELLLLNDGQDVAKMNFRRILEEAHHGKRNHRLIVVAIKASEERLMEYGVAGVPDFKGRGAKADLYTDFVIKELLPFVKKKIAMPITGKVGFAGFSLGGLSAFDIAWNNPSAFDAIGVFSGAFWWRKKDLAEGYTDADRIMHQQLENTSTKPDMKFWLMTGTEDEKADRNKNMIIDSIDDTIDVVKILLNKGYKRPENVFYYEKVGGKHDVPTWESVMPAFLDWAFEV
- a CDS encoding esterase family protein: MVKEEHKKWYSPNLNGEIDMLIFGHGGIPVLLFPTSMGRYFETKDFKLIDSVEGFINEGKIKIYCPDGVDKLSWYNKGIHPADRVKNHIWYDKYLLEEVAPLARHGTGHSKIITAGCSFGGYHAANFAFRHPWLVSHMFSMSGAFDISGQLDGFYNDDVYFNNPVDNLLNNSNPELHYMKIVLGTTDRDMCRPDNERLSDILNKKGIDHWLDIRQNADHDWPIWREMFPNYIAQL